A window of the Cetobacterium sp. ZOR0034 genome harbors these coding sequences:
- a CDS encoding BMC domain-containing protein — MEKIRTIQEYVPGKQVTLAHLIAHPSLDIYKKMGLNVENKNAIGILTITPGEAAIIAADIATKTGAIEIGFLDRFSGTLVITGDVSSIESSLEAIMQYLKESLNFSVTNISRS; from the coding sequence ATGGAAAAAATTAGAACAATTCAAGAATATGTACCAGGGAAGCAAGTGACACTAGCACATCTAATAGCTCATCCAAGCTTAGATATCTACAAAAAAATGGGATTAAATGTTGAAAATAAAAATGCTATAGGGATATTAACAATAACTCCAGGAGAGGCTGCAATAATAGCAGCAGATATAGCAACTAAAACAGGCGCAATAGAGATAGGGTTTTTAGATAGATTTAGTGGAACTCTAGTTATAACAGGGGATGTTTCAAGTATAGAAAGTTCTTTAGAAGCAATTATGCAATACTTAAAAGAGTCTTTAAATTTTTCAGTTACAAATATTTCGAGGTCTTAA